A window of the Podarcis raffonei isolate rPodRaf1 chromosome 4, rPodRaf1.pri, whole genome shotgun sequence genome harbors these coding sequences:
- the SLC9A4 gene encoding sodium/hydrogen exchanger 4 — translation MGIQRFVCLSWLVFLSAPESSVATLYLKLPHRNTSSLHDPFDATESGRDERLHVFTVDYEYVQIPYEVTLWILLASLAKIGFHLYHKLPHFMPESCLHIAMGVLVGGIIFATDHKSPPVMTTSIYFLYLLPPIILEGGYFMPTRPFFENFGSILWWSSMGSLINAFGIGVSLYGICRIAAFGLEDVNLLDSLLFGSIISAVDPTAVLAVFEEMSVNEQLYMMIFGESLLNDGITVVLYNILIDFTRMHKYEEIEPVDILAGFARFFVVSLGGLLFGVAFGFVAAFMTRFTQNISAIEPLLVFMFSYLSYLAAETLYISGILAITACAVTMKKYVEANVSQNSYTTIKYFMKMLSSVSETLIFVFMGVSTVRRNHEWNWAFVCFTLVFCVVWRALSVLFLFCIINKFRTHRFTLKDQLIIIYSGLRGASSFSLAFLLSASLFPRKKMFITSTIVVTYFTVFIQGITIRPLVKYLDVKKTNKKESVNEEIHIRLMDHLKAGIEDICGQWSHYQLRDKFKKFDNRVLKKILLHKHQPKSSIVSLYKKLEIKQVIEMVERGEVKPPSSKSSSLRFRNRRMQRLSPAEVDSIQNILAHNLYQVRQRTLSYNRYSLAADANEEQAKEILIRRQQSLKQTVRKGYSLPWGGQAASRSMRYLSLPFGNAQATRRDDDDLTGECSSDSESVFIRFNSEPRPGSQRRKWQQRESLQMKQLHSRVEPAGFKGQRRRTNEWVERARIQRPLLGSKPQLTAVLETDIIQELESEDEGNRASIPSASSNKWTAEPKGDFCGRKSHFTRRKE, via the exons GATTCCATCTCTACCATAAACTGCCGCACTTTATGCCAGAAAGCTGCCTGCACATTGCCATGGGCGTCTTGGTTGGTGGGATTATTTTTGCCACTGATCATAAATCCCCCCCAGTCATGACCACAAGCATTTACTTCCTGTATCTGCTCCCGCCCATTATCCTGGAGGGAGGCTATTTTATGCCGACTCGTCCCTTTTTCGAAAACTTTGGGTCCATTCTCTGGTGGTCTTCCATGGGGTCTCTCATCAACGCCTTCGGCATTGGAGTCTCGCTTTATGGGATCTGCCGGATCGCAGCCTTCGGCCTCGAGGATGTCAACCTACTTGACAGTCTGCTGTTTGGCAGCATAATCTCGGCTGTGGATCCTACGGCTGTCTTGGCCGTGTTTGAGGAGATGTCTGTAAACGAGCAGCTTTACATGATGATCTTCGGAGAGTCTTTGCTGAACGATGGGATCACTGTG GTCTTATACAACATCCTCATTGACTTTACCCGCATGCATAAATATGAAGAGATCGAACCTGTGGACATCCTGGCTGGATTTGCTCGCTTTTTTGTCGTGAGTCTCGGCGGGCTGCTCTTCGGCGTTGCCTTTGGGTTTGTGGCAGCCTTCATGACTCGCTTCACGCAGAACATTTCTGCCATCGAACCTCTCCTGGTCTTCATGTTCAGCTATCTGTCATACTTAGCTGCAGAAACACTGTACATCTCAGGCATCTTGGC GATAACGGCATGCGCAGTGACCATGAAGAAATACGTGGAGGCCAACGTTTCCCAGAATTCCTACACGACGATAAAATACTTCATGAAAATGCTGAGCAGCGTTAGCGAGACCCTGATCTTTGTGTTCATGGGAGTGTCTACGGTCAGGCGGAACCACGAGTGGAACTGGGCTTTTGTTTGCTTCACGCTGGTCTTCTGTGTGGTTTGGCGGGCACTAA GTGTGCTTTTCTTGTTCTGCATCATCAACAAGTTCCGGACTCACAGATTCACTCTTAAAGATCAACTCATTATCATCTACAGTGGCTTGCGAGGGGCCAGCAGTTTCTCCCTGGCATTCTTGCTCTCTGCATCTCTCTTTCCTAGAAAGAAGATGTTTATAACATCTACTATTGTGGTTACATATTTTACTGTCTTCATCCAG GGAATCACCATTAGACCACTTGTCAAGTACCTGGACGTTAAGAAGACCAATAAAAAAGAGTCTGTCAATGAGGAAATTCACATACGA CTGATGGACCATTTAAAGGCGGGAATTGAAGATATATGCGGACAATGGAGTCATTATCAACTGAGAGACAA ATTTAAGAAATTTGACAACAGAGTCCTCAAGAAGATTTTGTTACACAAGCACCAACCTAAATCCAGCATTGTCTCCCTGTACAAGAAACTGGAAATAAAACAAGTCATTGAGATGGTAGAGCGTGGAGAGGTGAAGCCACCTTCTTCCAAATCATCATCTTT gagGTTTAGAAATCGAAGGATGCAGAGACTTTCGCCTGCCGAGGTGGATTCCATACAGAATATACTGGCTCACAATCTGTATCAAGTGAGGCAAAGG ACGCTGTCATACAACAGATACAGCCTTGCCGCAGACGCAAATGAGGAACAAGCCAAAGAAATCCTCATTCGTCGCCAGCAGAGCCTGAAGCAAACCGTGAGGAAAGGATACAGCCTTCCTTGGGGAGGGCAG GCTGCCAGCAGAAGTATGCGCTACTTATCTTTACCCTTTGGTAACGCCCAAGCAACCAGAAGAGATGATGATGATCTAACAG GGGAGTGTAGCAGCGACTCCGAGTCTGTGTTCATCAGGTTCAATTCAGAACCTCGGCCAGGGTCGCAGCGAAGAAAGTGGCAACAGCGGGAATCACTTCAGATGAAGCAGCTGCATTCAAGAGTCGAGCCAGCAGGTTTTAAAGGTCAGAGAAGAAGAACAAATGAATGGGTTGAAAGAGCCAGAATACAAAGGCCACTGTTAGGGTCGAAACCTCAGCTTACTGCAGTGCTTGAAACCGATATTATTCAGGAACTTGAGTCAGAGGACGAAGGGAACAGGGCATCGATACCATCAGCGTCTTCTAACAAATGGACAGCAGAACCCAAAGGTGATTTTTGTGGGCGAAAAAGCCACTTTACTAGAAGAAAAGagtga